The proteins below come from a single Carcharodon carcharias isolate sCarCar2 chromosome 36 unlocalized genomic scaffold, sCarCar2.pri SUPER_36_unloc_14, whole genome shotgun sequence genomic window:
- the LOC121274403 gene encoding actin-3-like, with protein sequence MSKASPVASLGPPVGQEAFTETAAVVMDNGTGYTKAGFAGDDKPRVVVCSLVGIPTHASDEFHKGPDYYIGSAIPNDPWITKTAVVTNGIVTDWDALEMLWHHVFYQELRVAPEEHAVLLSDAPLSPTTNREKSAELLFEGFCVPAMYVAHQSLLSLYSTGRTTGLIIESGLGVSYTAPIHNGYTMPHATFRLDLAGGGLTDYMAKLLEECGNPFSPEEMHIVKNIKETCCYVAQDFNEEMVANENDYLTDYELPDGHIITIGNERFRCPESLFKPEVVGLTDPGLHNLAMKSLEKCKAEHQPELLNNIVLSGGSSMFPGFAERIQREMGELAPNRAKLNVYASPQRKFSVWIGGSITACLNTFQSMWVSRRDYDEKGPVIVHRKCF encoded by the coding sequence ATGAGTAAAGCCTCCCCGGTCGCCTCTCTGGGGCCCCCCGTGGGCCAGGAGGCTTTCACCGAGACGGCTGCCGTCGTGATGGACAACGGCACCGGCTACACCAAGGCTGGCTTTGCCGGTGATGACAAGCCCCGAGTGGTGGTGTGCTCCCTGGTGGGTATCCCAACCCACGCCAGCGACGAGTTTCACAAGGGGCCGGACTACTACATCGGCAGCGCCATCCCCAACGACCCCTGGATCACCAAGACCGCCGTGGTGACGAACGGCATCGTGACGGACTGGGACGCCCTGGAGATGCTCTGGCACCACGTCTTCTACCAGGAGCTGCGTGTGGCCCCTGAGGAACACGCCGTGCTCCTGTCCGATGCTCCCttgtcccccaccaccaacagggAGAAAAGTGCCGAGCTCCTGTTTGAGGGCTTCTGTGTACCGGCCATGTACGTGGCCCACCAGTCCTTGCTCTCCCTCTATTCCACGGGGAGGACCACCGGGCTGATCATAGAGTCCGGCCTGGGGGTCTCCTACACAGCCCCCATCCACAACGGCTACACCATGCCCCACGCCACCTTCCGGCTGGATCTAGCTGGCGGGGGCCTGACCGATTACATGGCCAAGCTGCTGGAGGAGTGCGGCAACCCCTTCAGCCCCGAGGAGATGCACATCGTGAAGAACATCAAGGAGACTTGCTGCTACGTGGCCCAGGACTTCAACGAGGAGATGGTGGCCAACGAGAATGACTACCTCACGGACTACGAGCTGCCCGACGGCCACATCATCACCATTGGCAACGAGCGCTTCCGGTGCCCGGAGTCGCTCTTCAAGCCTGAGGTGGTAGGCCTCACTGACCCGGGCCTCCACAACCTGGCCATGAAGAGCCTGGAGAAGTGCAAGGCTGAGCACCAGCCCGAGCTCCTCAACAACATCGTCCTGTCGGGCGGCTCCTCCATGTTCCCCGGCTTTGCGGAGCGGATCCAGAGGGAGATGGGTGAGCTGGCGCCCAACAGGGCCAAGCTCAACGTCTACGCCTCCCCCCAGCGCAAGTTCTCGGTGTGGATCGGGGGCTCCATCACCGCCTGCCTCAACACCTTCCAGTCCATGTGGGTCAGCAGGAGAGACTACGACGAGAAGGGTCCGGTGATTGTCCATCGCAAGTGCTTCTGA